The genomic DNA GACCCCGGTCTGCCCCCGGCACCCCGACCGGGTGAGCTATGTGCGCTGCAAGCGCTGTGACCGTCCGGCCTGCCCGGACTGCCAGCGCCCCACATCGGTGGGCGTGCTGTGCGTGGACTGCGAGCGGGAGATCTCCAAGCAGCAGGCCGCCTCGCGGCCGCGCAATGCGATGGGCGGCGGCATGGGCCGCGGCAAGCCCGTCGTCACCTACTCGGTGATGGCGCTGTGCGTGCTCGCATACCTCGGGCAGATGGCCCTGCCCGCGATCGTCTACGGGCTGGGCCTGTTCGTGCCGGGCTACGCGCTGGTCATGCCGTGGACGTTCCTGACCGCAGGCTTCCTGCACGGCGGGATCATGCACCTCCTGCTGAACATGTACGCGCTGTACATCGTGGGGCAGTACCTCGAGCCGACCATGGGCCATGCCCGGTTCGCGGCCGTCTACTTCGTCTCGGTGCTCGGCGGGCACACCGCGGTCTACCTGTTCTCCGATCCGATCGGACAGTCTTGGTATTCCGGCACCCTCGGTGCGAGCGGCGGCGTATTCGGCATGTTCGCGGCGATCTTCATCGTCAACAGACGCCTCGGTGGGCAGACCGCGCAGATCGTCGTGCTGATCGCGCTGAATCTCGTCATCACCTTCACCTTCCCCAACATCTCCTGGCAGGGGCACCTGGGCGGACTGGTGACCGGTGGACTGCTGACCGCGAGCCTGTTCGCCCTGCGCCCCAAGGCCACCCCCGGGGCCGACCGGCAGGCCCTGGCCAAGCGTTCGGCCCTGCTGCATGCGGCAGCGGTCGCCGCGATGGTGCTGCTGTGCGTGGTGCTGATCGTCGTCAAGACGCTGACCGTCCCGGCCTGACGCCCTCGCGAGGCGCATGACAGCGAGCCCGTGAGGGGCGAATGACAACGGTGTGATTATCCCCAGTTGTGGACGCAATTGGGGATGAAGAGCGCGCGGTGGGGGATTGCTGTGGATAACCGGGGGTTCGTTGTGGACAGACGGTGGGGACAGTGGACGGAGGGGCCGCGCCGTCACGGCACGTGACCCCGCGGTGCACCAGTGTCTGGCCAGCGGGTCCTCTCGTCGGGGCGGAGCATTCGGACATAATCCGCGGACGCGACATCACGCGCCGTAGAGCGTATGACCTGGGGTGATGGGTGGGCACCGCGGATTCGCATGGTTCGTGCGAGAGGCCATGGACAGCCCGCGAGCGGTCGCTGATCGTCCTCTCGTACGACACGCCGTCCACAGGGCCGGTACCTGCGGAACTACAACCCTGTCATTCGTCCACGTCTGTGGACATCGTTGTGGATAACTTCTGGACCCAGGCGTACGAACCCTGTTGACGCAGCGTGACTGTGCACGAGCACGGCCGATGTGCACATTCCTGCCACAGGACCGGAGGCGCCGTGGACTGATGCGCGAGGAGCTGATAACGGCGGTCGCGCCGTCCTCAGTCCTCAGTGCTCAGTGCTCGGCGCCGTTCGCCTCGACGAGATCGGCCCCGGTGCTCCGGGCCGCCAGGACCATATGGGTCAGCGCGCGGGATGCCGTCGGGACGTCGACCACGTCGGCCGACGGCACATGGACGAAGCCACTGCGGACGCCGGCCGAGCCCTCGTCGGTCGCGAGCAGGTGCTGCAGGCGGTAGAAGACGTCGTTGCACACATAGGTGCCCGCCGTCTGCGACACCGAGCCCGGGATCCCCTCCGCGCCCAGCGCCGCGACCATCGCCTTGATCGGCAGCGTCGAGAAGTGGCCGACGGCTCCGCCTACGACCACGGGCTCGTCGACCGGGGAGGCGCCGGCGTTGTCGGGGATCCGGGCATCGCGCACGTTGATCGCGACCCGTTCGGGGGTGATGGCGGTGCGGCCGGCGGCGAGGCCCACGGCGACGGCGAGTCGTGGCCGGCGCTCTCGCACCGCCTCGGCGAGCAGGTCTCCGGCGCGGCCGAACTCGACGGGGAGCTCGAACGCCGCCACCGAGAGCCCGTGCTCGCGCAGCACCGGCACCGCGCGCCGCACCGCCTCCCAGGACTCGTTCGTCGCGGCACCCGCAAAGGGCTCGAAGCCGGTCAGCAGCACATCGATCGCCATGACCGCCACTGTAGACGCGGCGCCCACTGTAGACGGGGCGCCGCCTGTAGACGCGGTGCCGCCTGTAGACGCGGCGCCGCCATCACGCTTGGACGCTTGTCGAGTACTGGCGCCAGAGCATGCGCACTGGCTATATGGCCAGTGTGCACGCCAGAGCGCCAGTTCTCGACGGAAGCGGAATTCCAGGTGCCCGCGCCGCACCGTCCCCCTACTCTGGGGCGATGACCGCCTTCCCGTCGCTCGACTCGCTCCACCCGCCGTTCGGTCTTGTCCTGAGGGCCGGGGATCTCACCCTGCGCACGCTCGCCGACGCGGACCTGCCGGAATACGCCGCACTGATCCGTCGGCCGATCTTCGAGGACCCCGACTCCGCCCACGTGTTCGGCTGGGCTCGCAACGAGCCCGCGACCCGAGTGCGCGAGGCGCTGCACTTCCAGTGGCGACTGCGCACCGAGCTGAGCGCGGACGCGTGGACCCTGCCCCTGGGGATCTGGGCCGGAGGTCGCCTCATCGGCTGCCAGGACATCACCGCCCACCGTTTCGCCGAGCGCCGTACCGTCGCCTCCGGATCGTGGCTCACGCTGGACGCGCACGGGAAGGGCTACGGCACCCTCATGCGCCAGACCATGCTGACCTTCGCCTTCGATCACCTCGGGGCATTGCGCGCCGAGTCCGCGGCCGTGGTCGGCAACGATGCCTCCTTCGCCGTCTCGCGCCGGTGCGGTTACGCCGACAACGGCACCCAGATGTCCAGTGAGCCCGGCCCGGCGGTGCTCCAGCAGCGCTTCCTGCTCACCCCGGAGCGGTTCCGGCGGCCGAGCGTGCCGGTCGAGGTCGAGGGTGTCACGGACGAGCTGCTGGCGCTGCTCGGCGCGTGAGCCACGGGGGGATCCGTCCCGCCCCGCACCTCACATGGAATCCTGCCAGGCCTGGTACAGCGCGGCGAAGCGGCCCCCTGCGGCGACCAGCTCCTGCGGGGAGCCGTCCTCGACGACCTCCCCACCGTGGACCACGAGCACCCGATCCGCGATCATCACCGTGGTCAGACGGTGCGCGATGATCAGCGAGGTGCGGTGCCCCAGCAGCTTCGTCAGCCCTTCCTGCACCATCCGCTCCGAGGGGATGTCCAGCGAGCTGGTGGCCTCGTCGAGGATCAGCACCCGCGGATCGGCGAGGAAGGCACGGGCGAAGGAGATCAGCTGCCGCTGCCCGGCCGAGACCCGACCGCCGCGCTTGTTCACGTCGGTGTCGTAGCCGTAGGGGAGGGACTCGATGAAGGAGTCCGCACCGATCGCCTGGGCGGCCTGCTCGATCTCCTCGCGGCTCGCGCCGGGCTTGCCGAGTGCGATGTTGTCCGCGACCGTGCCGGAGAACAGGTACGCCTCCTGGGTGACCATCACGATGTTGCGCGTGAGGTCCTCCATGGAGATGTCGCGCAGGTCCACGCCGTCCAGCTGCACGCTGCCCTCGGTGGCGTCGTAGAAGCGGGAGATGAGCTTGGCGACGGTGGACTTGCCGGCGCCGGTCTGCCCCACCAGGGCGATGGTCTGACCGGCGGGGATGTGCAGGTCCATGGGGTGCAGCACGAGGGGGCCGTCGGCGGTGTAGCGGAAGGAGACGTCCTCGAAGTCGATCTTCCCGCTGGAGGCGGGCAGCGGCGTCGGCTCCGGCGACTCCTTCACGTGCGGCTGCACGGCCAGCAGGTTCGCGATCTTCTCGAGCGCCGCCACGGCGGACTGGAACGCGTTGTAGAAGTTCGCGATCTCGTCGACCGGCTGGAAGAAGCGCCGCGCGTACAGCACGAGCGCCACCAGCGTGCCGACCTCCAGGTCCCCGCTGAGAGCGCGGAAGCCGCCCACGACCAGCACGGCCGCGATGGTCGTGTTCGCCAGGATGCGCAGCGCGGGCTGGTAGATGCCGAAGACGTTGACCGAGCGCAGCGAGGCGTCGCGGTAGTCCTGGGCGAGGGTGTCGAACTCCTCCTGGTTGCGCTCCTCCTTGCGGTAGGCCTTCACGGCGCGGATCCCGGCCATCGCCTCGACGAAGTGGACGATCAGCCGCGCCGAGTGGGTGCGGATCGCGCGGTACTCGATGCTGGAGCGCTTCTGGAACCACATCGTCAGCACCACGCAGGGGATCAGCATCACCAGCATCACCGCGCCGGTGACCCAGTCGCTCCGCACGATCAGCACGATCGTGAACACCATCGACAGCGAAGCGCCCACCATGACGTTCACGCCGGAGTCGAGCAGCTGGCGCAGCGCCTCCATGTCGGAGGTCTGGCGCGAGACGATCCGCCCCGAGGTGTAGTTCTCGTGGAACTCGAGGTCCTGGCGCTGGGTGAAGCGGAAGACGCGACGCCGCAGTGCCAGCAGCATCTGCTGGCCGACGACGACCGACTGGCGCACATACCCGAAGGTCAGCACACCGCCGACGATCGCCGCGGCGATGTGCAGGGCCGCGGCCTGGATCGCCGGGATCGGGTTGCCGGCCAACAGCTCCGGCAGGCCGGTGTTGATGCCCCAGCCGATGATCGCGGGGCCGGCGACGACCGCCAGCTGCGCGATCACCACCATGATCCCCATCAGCACGAACTGGCCCTTGACCGGGGAGACCAGTTCCCCGAGCAGGGCGAAGGAGCGACGGCGCGAGGCCTTGTTCTCCGCGGCGCTGGGAGTGTGCTGCTCGTCGCGGTCCTGATGATCGAGCGTCGCGGTCATCGCTGCTCCTCCCCGTCCTCGCGCTCGGGCGGTCGGGCCCCGACAGCGGGGGTCCCGGCCGTCACCGTGCTCTCGCCGCTCGAGCGGTCGGCAGGGTCGCCGGACGTCTCGGTCCCGGAGCCGTCGCCGGCGGCCGCCTCCTGGATCGCCCGCAGTTCGAGCTCCCCGGTGAGGGTCACGATGTCCTGGTCGCGGCGGGCCTCCTCCTGCTGGTTGGCGATCACCCAGCGGTAGCGGGGCGAGGACTCCAGCAGCTCGGTGTGGGTGCCGACGGCGACCACGCGGCCGCGGTCCAGCAGGGCGACCCGGTCGGCGAGAGCCACGGTCGAGGTGCGGTGGGCGACGATCAGCGTCGTCGTCCCCTCGAGCACCTCGCGCAGACGCGAGGTGACGATCTCCTCCGTCTTGGTGTCCAGGGCGGACAGCGGGTCGTCCAGCAGCAGCACCGCGGGCTTGGCGGCGATGGACCGGGCGAGCGCGAGGCGCTGGCGCTGGCCGCCGGACAGGCTCATCCCCTCCTCGCCGATCGACGTGTCCACCCCTTCGGGCAGATCGAAGGCGAAGGCGGCGTCGGCCGTGCGCAGTGCGAGGTCGAGCAGCTGCTCGCGCTCCTCGTCGGACAGTTCGGGGTCGGCGCCCAGCAGCACGTTCTCCCGCACCGAGTCGGAGAACAGTGTGGCGTCCTCGAAGGCGACCGCGGTCAGCGTGCGCAGCGTGATCAGGTCCATGTCACGGATGTCGACGCCGTCGATGGACAGCGTGCCGCCGGTGACGTCGTACAGACGCGGTACCAGCTGCAGCAGGGTGGACTTGCCGCTGCCGGTCACCCCGACCAGGGCCATGGTCTCGCCGGGGCGGATCTCGAGAGTCACCCCGTCGAGCACGTCGCTGACGTGCTCCGGGGCGTCCTGATAGCGGAAGTGGACGCCCTCCAGGCGCACGGCGCCGACCGCGCGGGCGGGGTCGACCGGGGTCGGGTCCGGCGGCGAGGTGATCGTGTTGGCCTCGTCCATCACCTCGTAGTGGCGGTCGAGCGCGGTGGTGGCGTTGACGGCCTGGCCCAGCAGCATGCCGAGCTGCCGCACCGGACCCACCACCAGGGTGGCGGTGGCGAAGTAGGAGGCCAGCTGACCGGTGGAGATCGAGCCGTTCGCGGTCAGGAACAGTCCCGCCAGCAGGGAGATGCCGAGGGCGAGCTCGGGGAGCATGAACATCGACATGTCGAAGCGCGCGATCGCGGTGGCCTTGCGCACCTCGGTGCGACGCAGCTCCTCGGCCTGCTCGGTGAAGTCCTCCAGGGCCGACGGGCCGCGCCCGAAGGCCTTGAGCACGCGGATGCCCTGCACCGACTGCTCGATCGTGGTGGCGAGGTCACCGTTCTGGTCCTGGGCGCGGCGCGAGAGCACGGAGAAGCTGACGTTGAAGCGGTAGGCGATCACCGACACCGGCACCGCCGCCAGGAAGAAGATGATCGCGAGGATGCCGGAGGAGCGCCACAGCAGGGCCATGCCCACGATGATCGTGACCGAGCTGGTCACCGCCATGATCATGCCGAAGGCGATCCAGCGACGGATCTGGTTGATGTCCGAGAGCATGCGGGAGAGCAGCTGGCCGGAGCCCCATCCGTCATGGAAGGAGACCGGCATGTGCTGGAGCTTCTCGTAGAAGTCCACACGGATCTGCTTCTCGACCGTGGTCGAGGGGGCCACGGCGAAAGTGCGCCGCAGCCAGATCAGGGCGGCCTCGAGCAGGCCGAGGGCGAGCACGATCGCGCCGCCGGTCCAGATGGTGGTGGCGACGGCGTCGGTCTCGAGGCGGTTGACGACGAATTCGAGGACCTGAGGGATCATCAGCGCCACGATGGAGGCGGTGAGGGCGCTGAACAGGCCCAGGTAGAGGCGGAATCGGATGGGGCGGACCGTCTGCCAGAGGCGGCTCATGGTGCCGAGCATGGGGAAAGGAGTCCTCAAGGATTGCGCAGTCCCGGCGATCGGGAACGAAGGCTTAGCCTAGTCAACTATTCCCACGATGGACAGCGCATTACCGCCGCGTCGCCCCGGAGTGGGGCGGGTTCGGCTCTCGGATCGCCGCCTCAGGACCGATGCTCGGCTCGACATCGGTCCTGAGGCGGCGATCCGTTTCCGTGGGCCGCGTGGGCCGCTGGGTGAGGTGCGGCGGGGATGGCTGAAGGGGCCCCGCCGGGCCCCGCCGTGCTCAGGCCTCGGGGTCGACGGGGGTCCACTCGCCGTACGCGGCGTCGGACAGCAGTGCGGCGGCACCGGCGCTCGCGGCGGTCACCGTGAGGACCGCCGGCCAGGAGCCCAGCTTCTTCGCGAGCGGGTGCGAGAGGCCGAAGCCGAGCACGTAGGTGGCACCGAGGACGGCGGTGGTGGCGGGTCCGCGACGGGCGAGCCACGTGCGACCCGCGTAG from Brachybacterium sacelli includes the following:
- a CDS encoding rhomboid family intramembrane serine protease — encoded protein: MERPSYGYSAEDHPDQQATPVCPRHPDRVSYVRCKRCDRPACPDCQRPTSVGVLCVDCEREISKQQAASRPRNAMGGGMGRGKPVVTYSVMALCVLAYLGQMALPAIVYGLGLFVPGYALVMPWTFLTAGFLHGGIMHLLLNMYALYIVGQYLEPTMGHARFAAVYFVSVLGGHTAVYLFSDPIGQSWYSGTLGASGGVFGMFAAIFIVNRRLGGQTAQIVVLIALNLVITFTFPNISWQGHLGGLVTGGLLTASLFALRPKATPGADRQALAKRSALLHAAAVAAMVLLCVVLIVVKTLTVPA
- a CDS encoding pyroglutamyl-peptidase I; this translates as MAIDVLLTGFEPFAGAATNESWEAVRRAVPVLREHGLSVAAFELPVEFGRAGDLLAEAVRERRPRLAVAVGLAAGRTAITPERVAINVRDARIPDNAGASPVDEPVVVGGAVGHFSTLPIKAMVAALGAEGIPGSVSQTAGTYVCNDVFYRLQHLLATDEGSAGVRSGFVHVPSADVVDVPTASRALTHMVLAARSTGADLVEANGAEH
- a CDS encoding GNAT family N-acetyltransferase, whose amino-acid sequence is MTAFPSLDSLHPPFGLVLRAGDLTLRTLADADLPEYAALIRRPIFEDPDSAHVFGWARNEPATRVREALHFQWRLRTELSADAWTLPLGIWAGGRLIGCQDITAHRFAERRTVASGSWLTLDAHGKGYGTLMRQTMLTFAFDHLGALRAESAAVVGNDASFAVSRRCGYADNGTQMSSEPGPAVLQQRFLLTPERFRRPSVPVEVEGVTDELLALLGA
- a CDS encoding ABC transporter ATP-binding protein produces the protein MTATLDHQDRDEQHTPSAAENKASRRRSFALLGELVSPVKGQFVLMGIMVVIAQLAVVAGPAIIGWGINTGLPELLAGNPIPAIQAAALHIAAAIVGGVLTFGYVRQSVVVGQQMLLALRRRVFRFTQRQDLEFHENYTSGRIVSRQTSDMEALRQLLDSGVNVMVGASLSMVFTIVLIVRSDWVTGAVMLVMLIPCVVLTMWFQKRSSIEYRAIRTHSARLIVHFVEAMAGIRAVKAYRKEERNQEEFDTLAQDYRDASLRSVNVFGIYQPALRILANTTIAAVLVVGGFRALSGDLEVGTLVALVLYARRFFQPVDEIANFYNAFQSAVAALEKIANLLAVQPHVKESPEPTPLPASSGKIDFEDVSFRYTADGPLVLHPMDLHIPAGQTIALVGQTGAGKSTVAKLISRFYDATEGSVQLDGVDLRDISMEDLTRNIVMVTQEAYLFSGTVADNIALGKPGASREEIEQAAQAIGADSFIESLPYGYDTDVNKRGGRVSAGQRQLISFARAFLADPRVLILDEATSSLDIPSERMVQEGLTKLLGHRTSLIIAHRLTTVMIADRVLVVHGGEVVEDGSPQELVAAGGRFAALYQAWQDSM
- a CDS encoding ABC transporter ATP-binding protein; translated protein: MLGTMSRLWQTVRPIRFRLYLGLFSALTASIVALMIPQVLEFVVNRLETDAVATTIWTGGAIVLALGLLEAALIWLRRTFAVAPSTTVEKQIRVDFYEKLQHMPVSFHDGWGSGQLLSRMLSDINQIRRWIAFGMIMAVTSSVTIIVGMALLWRSSGILAIIFFLAAVPVSVIAYRFNVSFSVLSRRAQDQNGDLATTIEQSVQGIRVLKAFGRGPSALEDFTEQAEELRRTEVRKATAIARFDMSMFMLPELALGISLLAGLFLTANGSISTGQLASYFATATLVVGPVRQLGMLLGQAVNATTALDRHYEVMDEANTITSPPDPTPVDPARAVGAVRLEGVHFRYQDAPEHVSDVLDGVTLEIRPGETMALVGVTGSGKSTLLQLVPRLYDVTGGTLSIDGVDIRDMDLITLRTLTAVAFEDATLFSDSVRENVLLGADPELSDEEREQLLDLALRTADAAFAFDLPEGVDTSIGEEGMSLSGGQRQRLALARSIAAKPAVLLLDDPLSALDTKTEEIVTSRLREVLEGTTTLIVAHRTSTVALADRVALLDRGRVVAVGTHTELLESSPRYRWVIANQQEEARRDQDIVTLTGELELRAIQEAAAGDGSGTETSGDPADRSSGESTVTAGTPAVGARPPEREDGEEQR